In one Knoellia sp. p5-6-4 genomic region, the following are encoded:
- the glp gene encoding gephyrin-like molybdotransferase Glp: MISVEEHLGRILGTVRPLPPFELGVLEAQGCVLADDVVAQGQLPGFTNSAMDGYAVHAADLEGATPESPVVLPVVNDIAAGNTNALSLARGQTMRIMTGAPMPRGADAVVPVEATDGGVVHVSLRSAPVPGQHVRHAGEDVQAGEVILRAGALLGPGQIALLAAAGTARVRVVPKPRVVVLSTGDELVEPGKEPGFGQVVDSNSLMLTAAVRAVGATPHRVGGVPDDARQLMEALEGQLVRADAIITTGGVSMGAFDTVKEVLSRVGTVQFDKVAMRPGMPQGFGVLGVERVPVFTLPGNPVSALVSFHVFVAPALRAMAGRPEKAWPPGFVPATAAESWRSVEGKMEFTRVVFDDDRVRLAGGQGSHMLGALAAAEALAVVPPQVTEVHEGDELLCLPLLGTDAP; the protein is encoded by the coding sequence ATGATCTCGGTCGAGGAGCACCTCGGGCGGATCCTCGGCACGGTCCGGCCCCTGCCCCCCTTCGAGCTCGGGGTGCTGGAGGCGCAGGGCTGCGTGCTCGCCGACGACGTCGTGGCCCAGGGCCAGCTGCCCGGCTTCACCAACTCGGCGATGGACGGGTATGCCGTGCACGCGGCGGACCTCGAGGGGGCCACCCCGGAGAGCCCCGTCGTGCTGCCGGTGGTCAACGACATCGCGGCCGGCAACACCAACGCCCTCTCGCTGGCGCGGGGCCAGACCATGCGCATCATGACCGGCGCCCCGATGCCTCGTGGCGCCGACGCCGTCGTGCCCGTCGAGGCGACCGACGGTGGCGTGGTGCACGTCTCGCTGCGGTCCGCGCCGGTCCCGGGGCAGCACGTCCGGCACGCCGGTGAGGACGTGCAGGCGGGCGAGGTCATCCTGCGCGCGGGTGCGCTGCTCGGTCCGGGGCAGATCGCCCTGCTCGCGGCGGCGGGGACCGCCCGGGTGCGGGTCGTGCCCAAGCCTCGCGTGGTCGTGCTCTCCACCGGCGACGAGCTCGTCGAGCCGGGGAAGGAGCCGGGGTTCGGCCAGGTCGTCGACTCCAACTCGCTGATGCTCACGGCGGCCGTGCGGGCCGTCGGGGCCACGCCCCACCGGGTCGGGGGAGTGCCCGACGACGCCCGCCAGCTGATGGAGGCCCTCGAGGGCCAGCTCGTGCGCGCCGACGCGATCATCACCACGGGCGGGGTGAGCATGGGCGCCTTCGACACCGTCAAGGAGGTGCTCTCGCGCGTGGGCACCGTGCAGTTCGACAAGGTCGCGATGCGGCCGGGCATGCCGCAGGGCTTCGGCGTGCTCGGGGTGGAGCGGGTGCCGGTCTTCACGTTGCCGGGCAACCCCGTCAGCGCGCTGGTCTCGTTCCACGTGTTCGTCGCCCCCGCGCTGCGAGCGATGGCCGGGCGGCCGGAGAAGGCGTGGCCGCCGGGGTTCGTGCCGGCGACCGCAGCCGAGTCGTGGCGCTCGGTGGAGGGGAAGATGGAGTTCACCCGGGTGGTATTCGACGACGACCGGGTGCGCCTCGCCGGAGGGCAGGGCTCGCACATGCTCGGCGCGCTTGCCGCTGCCGAGGCGCTGGCCGTCGTTCCCCCGCAGGTCACCGAGGTGCACGAGGGCGACGAGCTGCTCTGCCTGCCACTGCTCGGGACGGACGCGCCGTGA
- the moaC gene encoding cyclic pyranopterin monophosphate synthase MoaC, with translation MSEGPGERLTHVRDDGSAHMVDVSGKQVTARQASAKGRVLLSEAAVAALRAGNVPKGDALAVARIAGIQAVKRTPDLIPLAHPIAVHAVAVDLEVVDEGVEIAATVRTADRTGIEMEALTAVGVAALTVIDMVKAVDRHARITDVRITAKSGGRSGDWQEGQ, from the coding sequence GTGAGCGAGGGCCCGGGCGAGCGGCTCACCCACGTCCGCGACGACGGCTCGGCACACATGGTCGACGTCTCCGGCAAGCAGGTGACCGCGCGGCAGGCGAGCGCGAAGGGCCGGGTGCTGCTGTCCGAGGCGGCGGTGGCGGCGCTGCGCGCCGGGAACGTGCCCAAGGGTGACGCGCTCGCGGTGGCCCGCATCGCCGGCATACAGGCGGTGAAGCGCACGCCCGACCTCATCCCGCTCGCGCACCCCATCGCCGTGCACGCCGTGGCGGTCGACCTCGAGGTGGTCGACGAGGGCGTGGAGATCGCGGCCACCGTCCGCACGGCGGACCGCACCGGCATCGAGATGGAGGCCCTGACCGCGGTGGGCGTCGCCGCGCTCACGGTCATCGACATGGTCAAGGCGGTCGACCGGCACGCCCGCATCACCGACGTGCGGATCACCGCCAAGTCGGGTGGGCGCTCCGGCGACTGGCAGGAGGGGCAGTGA
- a CDS encoding MogA/MoaB family molybdenum cofactor biosynthesis protein, with amino-acid sequence MSALRAAVITCSTRAATGVYEDRGGPQITAALRDWGFDAADPVVVADGEAVSEAIAAALERRPAVLITTGGTGLTPTDRTPEATAPFITQEVPGIAEALRAAGIAGGVPAAMLSRGIAGLAGSTLVVNLPGSAGAVRDGLAVLGPVMPHIVSQIGGGDH; translated from the coding sequence GTGAGTGCCCTGCGTGCCGCGGTGATCACGTGCTCGACGCGCGCGGCCACCGGTGTCTACGAGGACAGGGGTGGCCCGCAGATCACCGCGGCCCTGCGTGACTGGGGCTTCGACGCGGCCGACCCCGTGGTCGTCGCCGACGGCGAGGCCGTCTCCGAGGCGATCGCGGCGGCCCTGGAGCGGCGCCCAGCGGTGCTCATCACCACAGGCGGCACGGGGTTGACCCCCACGGACCGCACACCGGAGGCGACCGCTCCCTTCATCACCCAGGAGGTTCCCGGCATCGCCGAGGCGCTGCGGGCGGCGGGGATCGCAGGCGGCGTGCCGGCCGCGATGCTCTCGCGCGGGATCGCCGGCCTCGCCGGGTCGACCCTCGTGGTGAACCTCCCCGGCTCCGCGGGCGCGGTCCGCGACGGGCTGGCCGTGCTCGGGCCGGTGATGCCGCACATCGTGTCCCAGATCGGCGGCGGCGACCACTGA
- a CDS encoding 5-formyltetrahydrofolate cyclo-ligase translates to MTGYAGGPAEDSKRALRARFRAERRERAALRERETDAAALAEAGMAVVAETGVAPGEWVSIYESTPVEPPTHALVDALRARGIRVMMPITLPDLDLDWAEAGSGAPLGREAVGWAKVVFVPALSLDRGGTRMGQGGGCYDRVLPRAPGARVVALVHPWEVRDEQLPREAHDLPVTEVITADGPVRSLG, encoded by the coding sequence GTGACGGGGTATGCCGGCGGGCCGGCCGAGGATTCCAAACGGGCCCTGCGCGCGCGCTTCCGCGCCGAGCGCCGCGAGCGTGCCGCGCTGCGTGAGCGCGAGACGGACGCCGCCGCCCTCGCCGAGGCCGGCATGGCCGTGGTCGCCGAGACGGGGGTCGCCCCCGGCGAGTGGGTGAGCATCTACGAGTCGACGCCCGTCGAGCCACCCACCCACGCCCTGGTCGACGCGCTGCGGGCGCGCGGCATACGGGTCATGATGCCCATCACCCTCCCGGACCTCGACCTCGATTGGGCCGAGGCGGGGTCCGGCGCCCCCCTGGGCCGGGAGGCCGTCGGGTGGGCCAAGGTGGTCTTCGTGCCGGCCCTGTCTCTCGACCGGGGCGGCACCCGGATGGGCCAGGGCGGCGGGTGCTACGACCGGGTGCTCCCACGCGCCCCGGGCGCCCGCGTCGTGGCCCTCGTGCACCCCTGGGAGGTCAGGGACGAGCAGCTGCCCCGCGAGGCGCACGACCTGCCGGTGACCGAGGTCATCACCGCCGACGGGCCGGTGCGCTCACTCGGGTGA
- a CDS encoding GNAT family protein, whose product MARWPVELRASTPAGQVIELGPLHRRDRREWQAVRQQNRPWLEEWEATSPDGRAPGLGFRALVRHYNREARAGRMVPFVIRSEGRIVGQMHLFGLSWGSLLSCAAGYWVSQSVAGRGIAPTALAASVDLALDDLGLHRVEVNIRPDNAASLAVVRKLGFRDEGLRERYLHINGAWRDHRTFALTREDLGGTTLLERFHTNHNSHIGDTPPHVPGGGAEGT is encoded by the coding sequence ATGGCCCGCTGGCCGGTGGAGCTGCGGGCGTCGACGCCCGCCGGGCAGGTCATCGAGCTCGGGCCCCTGCACCGGCGCGACCGCCGCGAGTGGCAGGCGGTGCGCCAGCAGAACCGGCCCTGGCTGGAGGAGTGGGAGGCCACCTCCCCGGACGGGCGCGCCCCGGGCCTGGGCTTCCGGGCGCTGGTGCGGCACTACAACCGGGAGGCGCGGGCGGGGCGGATGGTGCCGTTCGTGATCCGGTCGGAGGGGCGGATCGTCGGCCAGATGCACCTGTTCGGCCTCTCGTGGGGGTCGCTGCTGTCGTGCGCGGCCGGCTACTGGGTGTCGCAGTCCGTGGCCGGTCGCGGCATCGCGCCGACCGCGCTCGCGGCGTCGGTCGACCTCGCCCTCGACGACCTCGGCCTGCACCGGGTGGAGGTCAACATCCGTCCTGACAACGCGGCCAGCCTGGCCGTGGTGCGCAAGCTGGGCTTCCGCGACGAGGGGCTGCGCGAGCGCTACCTGCACATCAACGGCGCCTGGCGCGACCACCGGACCTTCGCCCTGACCCGTGAGGACCTCGGTGGGACGACCCTCCTCGAGCGTTTTCACACAAACCACAACAGTCACATTGGCGACACACCGCCGCACGTCCCCGGTGGCGGCGCGGAGGGCACCTAA
- the galU gene encoding UTP--glucose-1-phosphate uridylyltransferase GalU: MSVTKAVIPAAGLGTRFLPATKATPKEMLPVVDKPAIQYVVEESVRAGLDDILVITGRNKGALEDHFDRNWELEAALEAKGDEHRLRRVRESADLGKVHFVRQGQPLGLGHAVLVAKEHVGDHPFAVLLGDDLIDGRDHLLEEMVRVREERGGSVIALMEVPRESVNLYGCAAVEPVEGDVVKVTGLVEKPSPDEAPSNLAIIGRYVLDPSVFEVLEHTKPGRGNEIQLTDALQELAVSGQPGGGVHGVVFRGRRYDTGDRLDYLKAVVKLGLVHPELGKDFGAWLDEFAEERAKRAAEES; the protein is encoded by the coding sequence ATGAGTGTCACGAAGGCCGTCATCCCTGCCGCTGGACTGGGCACCCGCTTCCTGCCTGCGACCAAGGCCACGCCCAAGGAGATGCTGCCGGTCGTCGACAAGCCGGCCATCCAGTACGTCGTGGAGGAGTCGGTCCGGGCCGGCCTCGACGACATCCTCGTCATCACCGGGCGCAACAAGGGAGCCCTCGAGGACCACTTCGACCGCAACTGGGAGCTCGAGGCCGCCCTCGAGGCCAAGGGCGACGAGCACCGGCTGAGGAGAGTCCGCGAGTCGGCCGACCTCGGCAAGGTGCACTTCGTGCGCCAGGGCCAGCCGCTCGGCCTCGGCCACGCCGTCCTGGTCGCCAAGGAGCACGTGGGAGACCACCCGTTCGCCGTCCTGCTCGGTGACGACCTCATCGACGGCCGCGACCACCTCCTCGAGGAGATGGTCCGCGTGCGCGAGGAGCGTGGCGGCAGCGTCATCGCCCTCATGGAGGTGCCGCGCGAGTCGGTCAACCTCTACGGCTGTGCCGCCGTGGAGCCCGTCGAGGGCGACGTCGTCAAGGTGACCGGGCTGGTCGAGAAGCCGTCGCCCGACGAGGCCCCGAGCAACCTCGCGATCATCGGTCGCTACGTTCTCGACCCGTCGGTGTTCGAGGTGCTCGAGCACACCAAGCCGGGCCGGGGCAACGAGATCCAGCTGACCGACGCCCTCCAGGAGCTCGCGGTCTCCGGCCAGCCGGGCGGTGGCGTCCATGGCGTCGTCTTCCGCGGCCGACGCTACGACACCGGCGACCGCCTCGACTACCTCAAGGCCGTCGTGAAGCTGGGCCTGGTGCACCCCGAGCTGGGCAAGGACTTCGGCGCCTGGCTGGACGAGTTCGCCGAGGAGCGGGCGAAGCGGGCCGCCGAGGAGTCATGA
- a CDS encoding sigma-70 family RNA polymerase sigma factor — MGSTRKEEALRGLHDRHAPELWRFALRLTHDPQVAEDVVQEALLRAWRDPGLADRSDAAARAWLFTVTRHIVVDRWRSAAVRHEVDGAEGVEQSVADRTSEVLDRWLIADALGALSAEHREVIAAAYYEGRSVAQIAEALRIPAGTVKSRLHYGLRSLRLALQERGVTRP; from the coding sequence GTGGGATCGACCCGGAAGGAAGAGGCGCTGCGCGGCCTGCACGACCGGCACGCGCCCGAGCTCTGGCGCTTCGCGCTGCGGTTGACGCATGACCCCCAGGTCGCCGAGGACGTCGTGCAGGAGGCGCTGCTGCGGGCCTGGCGCGACCCCGGCCTGGCCGATCGCAGCGACGCCGCAGCGCGCGCCTGGCTGTTCACCGTGACCCGGCACATCGTGGTCGACCGGTGGCGCAGTGCGGCCGTGCGTCACGAGGTCGACGGCGCCGAGGGCGTGGAGCAGTCGGTGGCGGACCGGACGAGCGAGGTGCTCGACCGGTGGCTGATCGCCGACGCGCTCGGGGCCCTGTCCGCCGAGCACCGTGAGGTGATCGCCGCCGCCTACTACGAGGGCAGGAGCGTGGCCCAGATCGCCGAGGCCCTGCGGATCCCGGCGGGCACCGTGAAGTCGCGTCTGCACTACGGGCTGCGCAGCCTGCGCCTGGCCCTGCAGGAGAGGGGAGTGACGCGGCCATGA
- a CDS encoding DUF2231 domain-containing protein has protein sequence MEVNGLPAHALLVHVAVVVLPLTAAAAVAVSLWPAAQRKLTFLVPLAAVAGLLVVPLTTAAGLALAEDLGNPPFIARHRDLGLQVLPWAAALAVTTSAQWLYLRRPHRRGATGRWVLAAAVVVSSAGTAAVVALAGEAGARAVWGR, from the coding sequence ATGGAGGTCAACGGGCTTCCCGCCCACGCACTCCTCGTGCACGTCGCGGTGGTGGTCCTGCCGCTCACGGCTGCGGCCGCCGTCGCCGTGAGCCTTTGGCCTGCGGCGCAGCGGAAGCTGACCTTCCTGGTCCCGCTCGCCGCCGTCGCGGGGCTGCTCGTGGTGCCGCTGACCACGGCGGCGGGCCTGGCCCTGGCCGAGGACCTCGGCAACCCGCCCTTCATCGCGCGCCACCGTGACCTCGGCCTGCAGGTGCTGCCGTGGGCTGCGGCGCTGGCGGTGACCACGAGCGCCCAGTGGCTCTACCTGCGCCGGCCACACCGTCGCGGCGCCACCGGGCGCTGGGTGCTCGCCGCCGCCGTCGTCGTCTCCTCGGCAGGGACTGCGGCGGTGGTCGCCCTGGCGGGCGAGGCCGGCGCGCGAGCGGTGTGGGGCCGGTGA
- a CDS encoding zf-HC2 domain-containing protein, producing the protein MRPGDRYAEWDAAYVLGALSAAERQEYEGHLAQCLSCRGAVAELAGMPGLLAQVPAHEALTVGAPDEGPLTVRPPASLMPELSRESVPRRRAWLVPAVAAASALVVGGLGGYALSSMGAETGRPPLTSVTQGPVRLAFSAVVPSTMTAVLDVARSGTGTELRVECQYATTGPTGYDPEAAWADYAIWVVDREGNAELEKTWTARPNRVMRPTARTPLAPEEIAAVEIRRVDTGQTVMRAARA; encoded by the coding sequence ATGAGACCAGGTGACCGCTACGCCGAGTGGGATGCCGCCTACGTCCTCGGAGCGCTGTCCGCCGCCGAGCGGCAGGAGTACGAGGGGCACCTCGCGCAGTGTCTGTCGTGCCGGGGGGCGGTCGCCGAGCTCGCCGGTATGCCGGGGCTGCTCGCCCAGGTGCCCGCCCACGAGGCGCTCACCGTGGGGGCCCCGGACGAAGGACCGCTGACGGTGCGGCCGCCGGCCTCGTTGATGCCCGAGCTCTCGCGGGAGTCGGTGCCGCGGCGGAGGGCCTGGCTGGTGCCGGCGGTCGCGGCCGCCTCGGCTCTGGTCGTCGGGGGGCTCGGCGGCTATGCCCTGTCCTCGATGGGGGCCGAGACCGGCCGGCCGCCGCTGACGAGCGTGACGCAGGGGCCGGTGCGGCTGGCCTTCTCCGCTGTGGTCCCGTCCACCATGACCGCGGTCCTCGACGTCGCGCGTTCGGGCACCGGCACCGAGCTGAGGGTGGAGTGCCAGTACGCGACCACCGGCCCCACCGGGTACGACCCCGAGGCGGCCTGGGCGGACTACGCCATCTGGGTCGTCGACCGGGAGGGCAATGCCGAGCTGGAGAAGACCTGGACGGCCCGGCCGAACCGGGTCATGCGCCCCACGGCGCGGACGCCGCTGGCGCCTGAGGAGATCGCGGCCGTGGAGATCCGCCGCGTCGACACCGGTCAGACGGTGATGCGCGCCGCGCGTGCGTGA